One Phaseolus vulgaris cultivar G19833 chromosome 2, P. vulgaris v2.0, whole genome shotgun sequence DNA window includes the following coding sequences:
- the LOC137809523 gene encoding uncharacterized protein: MIVSWILNTIEPSLRSTVAYAETAHNLWEDIKERFSVVNGPRIQQLRSDLSRCKQEGMVVATYFGKLKVLWDELANSDKISSCTCGGCKCGIGAQLEKRREEEKVHQLLMGLDDASYGTVRSNILASDPLSSLNRVYAMLVQEERVRMMAKSTEERGLVVGLAMQANYKEKGRGDMVEKLMTCSHCGKNGHNMKGCFQLIGYPE, translated from the coding sequence ATGATTGTCTCTTGGATTCTAAACACCATTGAACCAAGCTTACGATCCACAGTAGCATATGCTGAGACTGCACATAACTTGTGGGAAGACATTAAAGAAAGATTCTCGGTCGTGAATGGACCTAGAATTCAACAACTAAGGTCGGACTTGTCAAGATGCAAGCAGGAGGGAATGGTGGTGGCAACTTACTTTGGAAAATTGAAGGTCCTTTGGGATGAGCTTGCTAACAGTGACAAAATTTCATCTTGTACGTGTGGTGGATGCAAGTGTGGGATTGGTGCTCAGTTGGAAAAACGAAGGGAGGAGGAGAAAGTTCATCAACTCCTTATGGGGTTGGATGACGCAAGCTACGGGACAGTAAGATCAAACATTCTGGCCTCAGACCCATTGTCGTCTCTGAACCGCGTATATGCTAtgttggtacaagaagaaagagtgagaatgatggccaaatcaacggaagaaagggggttggtcgtgggtctcgcgatgcaggccaactacaaagaaaaagggcGTGGAGATATGGTAGAAAAATTAATGACGTGCAGTCATTGCGGTAAAAATGGTCACAACATGAAGGGATGCTTCCAATTGATCGGATATCCCGAATGA